One segment of Scomber scombrus chromosome 3, fScoSco1.1, whole genome shotgun sequence DNA contains the following:
- the prelp gene encoding prolargin, producing MKAGVVLFSALALFLLMGAVFTQRPRPKKPTRRPPTSRKPAPQPAVPAVPEPQEPTDFPPPILGPPSIFPDCPRECSCSPSYPNSLNCENRNIRVIPIIPSRTHYLYLQNNYISEVTAESFVNASDVRWINLANNRIHRIDKEVFKKIPSLLYLYAHHNHLKEVPSGLPASLEQLRLSRNRISKIPAGAFSKMGNLTLLDLYHNQLSDNDLGKNIFKDLSALMQLNLANNVLKKMPAGIPSGLIQLFLDRNRIDDIPRDYFQGFSHLAFVRLNYNQLSDKGVPKNVFNITTLLDLQLAHNQLASVPRFNGHLEHLHLNHNSIESINGTLLCPYSLQALESDNSVVPRLRYLRLDGNHLSPPIPLDVIMCFRHLHSIVI from the exons ATGAAGGCCGGCGTGGTACTCTTCTCTGCATTGGCTCTGTTCCTCTTGATGGGGGCAGTGTTCACCCAGAGACCTCGGCCAAAGAAACCCACCAGACGTCCACCCACCTCCAGGAAGCCTGCCCCCCAGCCTGCTGTACCAGCAGTGCCAGAGCCCCAGGAGCCCACAGACTTCCCCCCGCCTATCCTGGGCCCACCTTCTATTTTTCCCGACTGTCCCCGAGAGTGTTCATGCTCCCCAAGCTATCCAAACTCTCTCAACTGTGAGAACCGGAACATCCGTGTGATCCCTATCATCCCATCCAGAACCCACTACTTATACCTGCAGAACAACTACATCTCGGAGGTGACAGCAGAATCGTTTGTCAATGCCAGTGACGTCCGCTGGATCAACCTGGCAAACAACCGCATCCATCGAATAGACAAAGAG GTGTTTAAGAAGATCCCTTCTCTGTTGTACCTCTATGCACATCATAACCATCTGAAAGAGGTCCCTTCAGGCCTTCCAGCAAGCCTGGAACAGCTTCGCCTCAGTAGGAATCGCATTTCCAAGATCCCTGCTGGTGCCTTCAGCAAGATGGGGAATCTGACTCTGCTTGACCTGTACCACAACCAG TTGAGTGACAACGACCTGGGAAAGAACATATTTAAGGACTTGAGTGCCCTGATGCAGCTTAATCTGGCCAACAATGTTCTGAAAAAGATGCCTGCTGGGATACCAAGTGGCCTCATACAGCTTTTCCTGGACAGGAACCGTATTGATGACATCCCAAG AGACTACTTCCAAGGATTCTCTCACCTGGCGTTCGTGAGGCTGAACTACAACCAGCTGAGTGATAAAGGAGTTCCCAAAAATGTGTTCAACATAACCACCCTGCTTGACCTGCAACTCGCCCACAATCAGCTTGCCTCTGTTCCTCGCTTCAATGGACACCTGGAGCACCTGCACCTCAACCACAACAGCATTGAGA GCATCAACGGCACCCTGCTCTGCCCGTACAGCCTGCAGGCTCTTGAGAGCGATAACAGCGTGGTGCCCAGATTAAG GTACCTGCGTTTGGATGGAAATCACCTGAGCCCTCCTATCCCGCTGGATGTCATCATGTGCTTCAGACACCTTCACTCTATTGTCATTTAG